In the genome of Streptomyces sp. 846.5, the window AGCAGCAGTCCGGATGGCCGCAGGTGTGGATCGACGACCGGGGCGCGGCCGCCCACGCCACCCGCTACCTGCTCAGCCTGGGCCACCGCACCGTGCACCACCTGTCCATCCCCTCCTCCAGCGACCAGCTGACCCAGCGCACCCACGGCTGGCAGGACGCGCTGCGCTCGGCCGGACGACCGGTGCCCACCCTGCTCGACGCGGGCTGGACCCCGCGCTCCGGCTACCTGGCCGCCAGCACGCTGCTGGCCGACCCGGGCGTCACCGCCATCCTCTGCGGCAACGACGACGTCGCCCTCGGCGTGCTCCGCGCCGCCCGCGAGGCCGGCCGGGACGTTCCGGGCGACCTCAGCGTCATCGGCTTCGACGACGCACCGCAGTCCGCCTACCTCACCCCCTCACTGACCACGGTCCGGCTCGACTTCGAAGGCCTGGGGCGGTCCGCCTTCGGCCTGCTGCACGCCCTGCTCGACCCGGACTCGGCGCCGGCCCCCGGGCTGTGGGCCGAGCCGGAACTGGTCCTCCGCGAGAGCAGCGGACCGGCTCCGCGCTAGGGCTCTCCGCCCGCCACCCCCACCTTCACCACCGGCCGCACGCCTGGCCGCCGCTGCGGCCTGCCTCCATGCCTGCCTGCCCCCACCAGGTTGTCATGTCCAAGATCGACCCCAAGCTTCCCGGCGCGGTCGCGCCCGGGAGAACCGAGCACCACCCGTCCCATCCGACCCACCCCTTCCTGGATCCACCTCACCCAGTTGGAGCGATCCCACATGAGATTCGCAGGCGCAGTGACGCGCTTGACGACCGCGATGCTTCTGCTCGCGGCCGCCTCGGGGGCAAGTGCCGTATCCGTCCAGTCCGCCTCGGCGGCGACCTCCACCATGACCGTGAACCTGGGCAGCAGCACCGGCTCGGTCCTGCACGGCGCCAACGGCGCGCTGTACGGGCTGTCCGACGCCGGTGTCCCCAGCGACAACCTGCTCACGCCGCTGGCCGTGACCACCATCGCCCAGAAGGCGCCGGGCGGGACCCAGCACCCCAACGGCGACGCGGCCAAGGTGTCCGGCACCTTCGTCAAGGACTCCAGCAACGGCAAGATCCTGATCTACATGCAGGACTACTACCCGGACTGGCCCTACGCGACCACCACGCTGTCCTCGTACCTCTCGGTGGTCGACACCATCGCCGCCACGGTGGTGGCCAGCCCGCAGCACTCCTCCTTCGAGTACGTCCCGGTGAACGAGCCGGACGGGATCTGGTTCGGCCTGGGCGTCAGCTCCACCTCCACCTACGACACCAACCGGGACACCTTCTTCACCTGGTGGGACGCGATCTACGCGGAGATCAAGAAGGACGACCCGACCGCGAAGATCGTCGGCCCCAACGAGGCCAACTTCGACACCCGCTTCCTGCCCGACTTCCTGGCGCACGCCAAGAGCGCCGGCACCCTGCCGGACATGATGAGCTGGCACGAGCTGAACTCCGGCTCCACCGCCAACTTCGCCTCCCACTACAGCACCTACCGTGCCGAGGAGACCGCCGCCGGGGTCAGCGCCCTGCCCATCGACATCACCGAGTACGGCGACCGCCGCGACCTGTCGGTGCCGGGCCAGCTGGTGCAGTGGATCTCGGCGTTCGAGAACGCCAAGGTCTACGGTGACCTGGCCTACTGGGACATCGCCGGCAACTACGACGAGTTGACGACCGGTCAGAACACGTCCACCGGCGCCTACTGGCTCTACGACTGGTACGCGCGGATGTCCGGCAACACGGTCTCGGTGACCCCGCCCTCCCCGAACACCACGGACACCCTCCAGGGCGTGGCCTCCTACGACACCGGTAAGGACCAGGCCCAGGTCATCCTCGGCGGCTCCTCCGGAGCGGCCAACGTGGTCGTGAACGGGGTCTCGTCCAGCGTCTTCGGCTCCAATGTCGCCGCGACCGTCGAGGAGACCGACTGGTCCGGCTACGCGGGCGCCGGCGCGGCGCCGCAGGTCATCTCCCGGGCGGTGTACTCGACCTCCTCGGGCAGCATCACCGTGCCGCTGACCGGCATGAAGGCCATGTCGGCCTACCGGATCGTGCTCACCCCCTCCAACGTCACCACCGCGACCGCGGCAACCGCCCCGTACAGCGCCTCCTACGAGGCCGAGAGCGCGGCCATCACCGGCGGCACCGTCTACACCCAGGGCACCGTCAGCAACGCCAACGGCTATGCCACCTCGGGGACCCAGGACGTCGGCTCCCTCAACACCTCCACCAGCGCAGTGACCTTCACCGTCACCGCGCCGACGACCGGCTCCTACGACCTCGGCATCTACTACGGCAACCAGGGCGGCACCTACGCGCAGCAGGCGTTGAGCGTGGACGGCACCGCCTCCCAGCTGGTGAACTACCCGGCCACACTCAACTGGCTGTGGCGCAGCCGCAAGGACGTGACCCTCGCGCTCTCGGCGGGCACCCACACCATCACCCTGGCCAAGTACAACGCGACCCTGGGCACCGCGATCGGTGAGGTGACCCTGGACAAGATCGACCTGTCCGCGGTCTCCTCGGCCGCGACCGTCTACGAGTCGGCGCTGAGCCGCACCAGCGGCACCGTCAGCTACAACTACACCGTCTCCGACGGCACCGGTGAGGGCCGGGCCGTGCTCGCCTCCGGAGCGTCCTCGACCGCCGACGTCTACGCACCCAGCGACGGCTTCTACACCACCACGGTCCGCTACGCGACCAGCGGTTCGCTCACGCTGACCGCCAACGGGAACACCGTCACCGGCGGCACCCTCGCCTCGACCTCGGGCGCCATGTCCACCGCGACGGTCAGCCTCTACCTGCAGGCCGGGCTCAACCCGGTGACGGTGACCGCCAACGGCGCCGCCTCGGTGGAGAACGTCACCGTCGCCGCGACCGGCAGCACCAGCGGCGTCACCACCTACCAGGCCGAGAGCTCCGCCAACACCCTCGGCGGCACAGCCGTGGTCACCGCCAACACCTGGGCCTCCGGCGGCAGTTACGTCGGCTACATCGGCAACGGCTCCGCCAACACCCTCACCTTCAACGGCGTCACCGCCGCACACGCCGGCACCTACATGCTCGCCATCCAGTACTCCAACGACGACACCTCGGGCTCGGGCAACTACAACTCCAACATCGAGTCCCGCACCGCCTCCATCTCCGTCAACGGCGGAACGGCCACCACGGAGGTCTTCGCCAACACCTTCAGCTGGGACCAGTTCAACACGGTCGACATCCCGGTGACCCTGGCCGCCGGCAGCAACACCATCACCTTCTCCAACGCGTCCGCCTACGTCCCCAACATCGACTCCATCCGGATCGCCGTGCACTAACGCCCAACTGACCAACCGTCACATCAGAGCGAAGCGAGGCCCGGGGCGCTGCGCCCCGGGCCTCACCCGCGCGTCCGCTCCAGGGTGTAACGGTCCTCCCTGGTCACCACCAGGGAGGTGGCCGGGGCGCTCGCGCTGCGGTGCCGCATCTTGTGCACCGGCGCCGCGTTGGCCTGCTCCAGCGCCGTGGCGGTGGTCGCCGCCGGGCCGAGGACGACAGCAGCCGCCACCCCGGCCACCACCCACGGCCTGCTGGTGAACCAGCCCCGCAGCCCCACACCCTTGACCTCACTGCCAGTCATCTGCCCCTCCTCGCCCAGTGGCCCGCTCTCTCGACACTCCTGACTCTCGACCACCGATCTGGAGATCCTCTTTGGCTTCTCTCTGAGCCCGATGAGAACACGCCCGCCACCGGTGCCGCCCCGCCCCCGGCCTTCGCGTTAACAGAAACGTTTCACGGCGCCATTGCCCGGATCGCACGGAGCGTGAATCATATCGCTCTATCGAACGGTGCAATCGCTCGCTTGGACGATAAGCGCTCCAGCGGGCCGGCTGAGACCTCAGGCGAAGTCGAAGGGCGGAGCGATCGTGGTGCTGTCAGGTGGAGTTGAGCCCGGTTACGGTGACGAGGAGAAGTCTGGGGGCCTGTCGAGACGCGGGCTGCTGGCCGCGGGGGTTGGGGCGGCGGCCGGCGGCTTGTTGCTGACGGGGTGCAGTGCTGCGGGGACGTCCGCCGGTACGGCGCTCTCCACGGCCGCGGCCTCCGGCAAGGCCCAGTCGGGCGGGACGCTGCGGATCGCCCGGCCGCCGGCGTCCAGCGCGGAGACGCTGGACCCGGCCAGCTCGCTGTCCGCCTACGAGTACCTGGGCGCCCTCTACAGCCGGCTGGTTCGGCGCGGCAGCGACGGCAAGCCCGCTGCCGACCTGGCGACCGCCTGGGAGATGTCGGACCAGGCCATGACCTGGACCTTCACCCTGCGCAAGGGCGTCACCTTCCACAACGGCCAGTCGTTCACCTCCGCCGACGCCGCCTACACGCTGGCCCACATCCTCGACCCCGCCACCAAGTCCCCGCAGGCCGGCGTGCTCAGCACCTTCGTCAGTGCGTCCGGGATCAGCACCCCCGACCAGAACACCCTGGTGGTCAAGCTCAAGGCGGCGCACGCCGAGTTCCCGACGCTGCTGATGCACTACAACTGTTACGTCATCCCCAAGGACTCCGCCGCGACCACCCCGACCAAGGGCATCGGCACCGGCCCGTTCAAGCTGGCGTCCTTCACCCCCGCGGGCCCCGGCAAGGTCGTCGCCAACACGGACTACTACGGCGGACGGCCCGCCCTCGACACCATTGCCTTCTCCTCCATCGCCGAGACCCAGAGCCGGATCAACGCGCTGCTCTCCCAGCAGGTCGACCTGATCTCGCAGACCAACCTGGACTCCGCCGGGGTCAAGACCGTTCAGGCCTCCTCCACCGCCACCGTCGTGGAGGTCAAGAACGCCCAGTGGTACACGCTGCCCATGCTGTGCACCGCGGCGCCCTTCACCGACGCCAGGGTCCGGCAGGCCTTCAAACTCGCCTACGACCCCGCCCAGGTCATCAAGCTCGCCGTGCAGGGCCACGGCACCATCGCGCACGACAACCCGGTGCCGCCGGACGACCCCTACCGCCTGGACTACACGGTGGCGCCGGACCCGGAGAAGGCCAAGGCGCTGCTGAAGGCGGCCGGGCACGACGGGCTCACCCTGCCGCTGTACACCTCGGACTACGACAGCGTGCTCACCCCGCTCGCCCTGGCCATGAAGGACACCGTCGCCCACGCCGGCATCACCCTGGACATCCAGAACTCACCGTCCGACTCGTACTACACCAAGATCTGGATGCAGAAGCCGCTGATGACCTCGTACTGGTACGTCGGCCGCCCGATCGACCAACTGCTCAGCGAGATCTTCCACTCCGGCTCCGGGTACAACGAGTCCAAGTGGTCCAACCCGACCTTCGACGGCCTGGTCGCCTCGGCCCGCAAGGAGACCGACGACGCCAAGCGCAAGCAGCTCTACCAGGACGCCCAGAAACTGATGGTGGATCAGGACGGCACGATCATGCCGTTCTTCGCGAGCCGCATGGTCGGCATATCGAAGAAGGTCGTCAACTACCACGAGAGCGGCTTCGAGTTCGACTACCTCAGGATCGGGCTCAGCGCCTGACATGGGTCGCTACATGGCTCGCCGCCTCCTTCTCGCCCTGGTCACGATCTGGCTGGCGTCGCTCGGGGTGTTCCTGGCCGTCCAGGCCCTCCCCGGCGACGTGACCACCCAGATCCTCGGTCAGAACGCCACCCCCGCCAACGTCGCCGTGCTGCGCGCCGAGCTCGGGCTCGACCGGCCCCCGTGGCGCCGCTACCTGGACTGGATGTCCGGCATGCTGCACGGCGACTTCGGCACCTCGCTGGTCAACCACGCCTCGGTCGGCGCGGAGGTCGGCGTCCGGCTGCGGAACACCCTGCTGCTGGCCGTGATCACCGTGGTGCTCGGCATCACCGTCGCCCTGGTCCTGGGCGTGGTCGCCGGGCTCACCCGGGACCGCTGGCCCGACCTGGTCATCTCCTCGCTCAGCCTGATCGGGATGAGCATGCCGGAGTTCGTGATCGCGACCGTGCTGGTCCTGCTGTTCTCCATCTACATCCCCATCTTTCCCGCAGTGGTGACCGCCGGACCGGACGCCGGGATCGGCGACCTGCTGCCGGCGATCTGGCTGCCGTCGATCGCGCTGACCGTGGTGATGGCCGCCTACATCATCCGGATGCTGCGCACCAGCGTGATCGACGTGATGGCGAGCGAGTTCGTCACGACCGCGCGCCTCAAGGGCATCTCACCGGCGCGCGTCGTGCTGCGACACGCCCTGCCCAGCGCGCTGCTGCCCACCCTCAACGTCATCGCCATGAACGTCGCCTGGCTGGTGGGCGGCGTGGTCGTGGTGGAGAGCGTCTTCAACTACCCGGGCATCGGTCTGCTCACCATCGACGCGGTGCACAACCGCGACCTGCCGGTCATCCAGACCATCGCCGTACTCGGCGCCGCCACCTACGTGCTGTGCAACCTCGCCGCCGACCTGGCCGCCATGGCGCTCAACCCCAGGCTGCGGACGAACCGGAGGACCGCGTGACCGAGACCGTCGCCGAGGCCGGGACCACCCCCGCGGCCACTCCCGCGACCACCCCCGGGGCCGGGCACGAGGGGCGCCTGCGCCAGACCTGGCGCTCGCTGCGCGGCTCACCCTCCGCCATGACCGGCATCGTCCTGGTCGCGCTGCACCTGGCAGTGGCGCTGGCGGCCCCGCTGCTCGCCCCCGCCTCCCCGGTGGCCGACAACGCGCTGGACGCCCTCCAGGCGCCGAGCGCCGCCCACCTCGCCGGCACCGACCAGTACGGCCGCGACATCCTCTCCCGCACCCTGTACGGCGGCCGGCTCGCGCTGTCGGTGTCGCTCAGCGCCACCGTGCTCGCCGTGGGCCTGGGCGCCGCAGTGGGCTGCCTGGTGGCGTACCGCCGCGGATGGCTCGACGACGTGGTGATGCGCGTGGTCGACGCCGTGCTGTCGGTGCCCCCCGTCCTCGCCCTGCTGGTCATCGTGACCGTGCTCGGCACCGACCCGGTCGTCATCGTGCTCGCCGTCACCGTCGTCTACGGCCCCGGCGTGGTACGGGTCGTCCGGGCCGCGGCGCTCGACGTCGTCCCGCGCGACTACGTCACAGCGGCGCGGGCCCGCGGCGAGGGCACCGTCTCCATACTCCTGCGCGACATCGGGCCCAACGTCCTGGACGTGGTCCTGGTGGAGTTCGCCATGCGCGCGTCCTGGGTGGTGCTGCTGATCAGCTCGCTGTCCTTCCTCGGCTTCGGCGCCAACCCGCCGACGCCGGACTGGGGCCTGATGGTCGCCGAGAACCGCTCCATGCTGACGGTCGCTCCGTGGACGAGCATCACCCCGATCATCGCCCTGAGCACCCTGGTGATCGGGCTCAACATGGCCGCCGACGGCCTGGCCAAGGCGCTCGGTGTCGACCGGGCACTCGGAGGTGCGGCATGACGGATGCTCAGCCCACGGCCGGACCCCTGCTGGAGGTACGGGACCTGTCCGTCGCCTACCGCTCGCGCGGCGGGCTCAAGGAGATTGTCTCCACCGTCTCCCTCTCCCTCGACGCCGCAGGGACGCTGGGCCTGGTCGGCGAGTCCGGCTGCGGCAAGTCCACCCTGGCGGCGGCACTGCTCGGCCACCTGCGGGCCGGGGCCCGGGTCACCTCCGGCGAGGTGCTCGTCGAGGGCCAGTCGCTGTTCACCGCCCCGCCCTCCCGGCTGCGCGCGCTGCGCGGCGGGACCGTCGCGCTGGTACCGCAGAACGCCGGACAGGCCCTCACCCCGACCATGAGGGTGGGCCACCAGCTCCGCGAGGTCCTGCGCACGCACCGCGGCGTCACCGGCGAGGCGGCCGACGCCGCGGCAGCGGCGCTGTTCGCCCAGGTACGCCTGCCCCAGCCGCAGCAGCTGCTGCGCCGCTACCCGCACGAACTGTCCGGCGGACAGCAGCAGCGGGTCGCCATCGCCATGGCGCTGGCCGGCAACCCCCGGCTGCTAGTGCTGGACGAGCCCACCACCGGCCTGGACGTGGTCACCCAGGCGGGGGTACTCGACCTGCTGGCCGGCCTGCGCCGCGAACTGGGCGTCGCGATGGTGCTGGTCAGCCATGACCTGGGCGTGGTCTCGGCGACCTGCGACCGGGTCGCGGTGATGTACGCCGGGCGCCTGGTCGAGTCCGGCGACACCGAACAGACCTACCGCCGCCCCGCGCACCCCTACACCCGCGGACTGATCGCCTCCGTGCCCAGCCTCGCCGAACCCGGGCTGCCGGCCGCCATGCCCGGCACCCCGCCCCAGCCCGGTACCGACCTGCCGGGCTGCTCCTTCGTCGCGCGCTGCACACTCGCCGAGGCCCGCTGCAGCACCGGCGGCGCCCCCGCGCTGCAGCTGCAGCCGCACGCCGACACACCGCACCAGGTGACGGAGCATCACTCGGCCTGCCTGCGCGCCGACGAGGTCCGGCAACTGCCGCCCGAGGAACGCGACATGCACCAGCGCGCCGACCGCGTCGGCGAGGAGGCGCCGGTTCTGCTCTCCCTGCGCGGCGTCGAGATCGACTACCGGCACCGCCGCGCCCGCGCCCAGGGCGCCCCCACCGTCGCCGGCATCGACCTGGACATCCGCCGCGGCGAGACCCTGGCCCTGGTCGGCGAGAGCGGCAGTGGCAAGTCCACCCTCGCCTGGACCATCGCCGGACTGCGCACGCCCTCCGCCGGCAGCCTGGTGCTCCAGGGCGAGCCCGGAGCAGCAGGGGCGGGCACCTCCCACGACCTGTCCCGCCCCGCCGGGAGCCGCCCTCCCGGCCTGCGCCGACGGCTCCAACTGGTCTTCCAGAACGCCGACTCCTCGCTCAACCCCCGCCGCCTGGTGTCGGACGCGCTGCGCCGTCCGCTGCGCCTGTTCGCCCCGGACCGCGCCGCCGCGCTCAACGGTCGGGTGGACGCGCTGCTGGACGACGTGGGCCTGGACCGCGAACTCGGCGGCCGGCTGCCCGGGCAGCTGTCCGGCGGGCAGCGGCAGCGGGTGGGCATCGCCCGCGCCCTGGCCGCCGGCCCCGACCTGGTGCTGGCCGACGAGGTGGTCTCGGCGCTGGACGTGTCGGTCCAGGCGTCCGTGCTGCGGCTGCTCGACCGGCTGCGCACCGAACGCGGCATCACCTACCTGTTCATCTCGCACGACCTGGCGGTGGTGCGCAGCATCGCCGACCGGGTCGCGGTGCTGTATCTGGGACGGCTGTGCGAGGTCGGCGACGTCGAGGCGGTCTTCTCCGGCCCCACCCACCCGTACACGCGGATGCTGCTGGACGCAGTCCTGGAGCCGGGCGCCCGCCCGGACCCGGGAGAGCGGCGCCCGGTGGACGAACCCGAGTCGGCGCCGCCCGCAGCGGGCTGCCCCTTCCAGCGGCGCTGCCCGCACCGGATCCCCGGCACCTGCGAGACCGTCACACCCCCCTGGCGCGACTCGGGGGACGGCCACCGGATCCGCTGCCACCTGGACCTGGACGACCTCCCCACCGTCCCCGTCCCCGTCCCCGCCGTGAAGCCGCTGGTGGAACCACTGGTGGAACCGCTGAAGGAGCCGAACCCCTGATGAGGATCCGTCACGAGTTCCCGCGCCGGGTCACGGTACGCGACCATGTGCTGATCCCGATGCGCGACGGCACGCTGCTGTCGGCCCGGATCTGGCTGCCGGACGACGCCGGGGCAGCCCCGGTGCCGGCCCTGGTCGAGTACCTCCCCTACCGCAAGGGCGACTGGACCTCGGTCCGGGACGCGCAGCGCCATCCCTGGTACGCGGGGCACGGCTACGCGTCGATCCGGATCGACATGCGCGGCTGCGGCGACTCCGAGGGCCTGATGCACGACGAGTACCTGCCGCAGGAGCAGCAGGACGCCGTCGACGCCATCGCCTGGATCGCCGAACAGCCGTGGTGCACCGGTTCGGTGGGCATGTTCGGCATCTCCTGGGGCGGGTTCAACAGCCTCCAGGTGGCCGCGCTCCGGCCGCCCCCGCTGAAGGCCGTGGTGACCGTCTGCTCCACCGACGACCGGTACGCCGACGACGTGCACTACTGGGGCGGCAGCGTGCTCGGCATCGACATGCCGGCCTGGGCCGCGACCATGCTCGCCCACCAGGCCCGGCCGCCGGATCCGGCGCGGGTAGGCGACGTGTGGCGCAAGATGTGGCTGGAACGGCTGGAGAACCTGCGCCCGTTCGCCGAGACCTGGATGGCCCACCAGGAGCGGGACGACTACTGGCGGCAGGGCTCGGTGTGCGAGGACTACTCCGCGATCGAGGCCGCCGTCTACGCGGTGGGCGGCTGGGCCGACCCGTACCGCAACACGGTCCTCCGGCTGGTCGAGGGCCTGAGCTGCCCGGCGAAGGGCCTGATCGGCCCGTGGTCGCACCAGTACCCCGACCGCGGACTGCCACCGGGTCCGGCCATCGGCTTCCTCCAGGAGACGTTGCGCTGGTGGGACCACTGGCTCAAGGGCGCGGACACCGGGGTGATGGACGAACCGCCGCTGCGGACCTGGATGCAGGAGCCGGTGCCGCCGCGCACCTCGTACGACACCCGGCCCGGTCGCTGGATCGCCGAGCCGTCGTGGCCGTCCCCGAACGTCGCGGCACGGCCGTGGACGCTGGACGACGGGCGACTGCGCCCGGCCGGGCAGCCGACCACACAAGCCGGGACCATCCTGGTCGCCAGCCCGCAGCACACCGGCGTGGACGCTGGACGGTTCTTCCCCTTCGGCAACCCCGCCGACCTGCCGCCCGACCAGCGGGCCGAGGACGGCCGGTCGGTGTGCTTCGACTCCGCCCCGCTGGCCCGGCGGATGGAGATCCTCGGCCTGCCCGCGGCCGACCTGCTGCTGGACTGCGACCGCCCGGCCGGCCAGGTCGTCGTCAGGCTGTGCGACGTCGCGCCTGACGGTTCGTCGACCCTGGTCACCCGGGGCAATCTCAATCTGGTCCACCGGGACGGCGACGACGCACCGCGCGCCTGGACCCCCGGCACCCCGGAGCGGGTCCGCGTGCGGATGACCGCGATCGCGCACGCCTTCGAGCCGGGCCACCGGATCAGGCTGGCGGTGTCCTCGGCGTACTGGCCGTGGGTCTGGCCCGCGCCCGAACCGGTGGTCCTGACGCTGCACACCGGCGACGACGCCGGCAGCACACTGCTGCTGCCGGTCCGCGAACCGGCCTCCCCCGAGCCCGTCCTGCCCGACTTCGACGAACCGGAGCAGGCAGCGCCGCTGCCGTTCGTTCCGGGGCCGCCGAGCGGACCCGAACGGCAGGTCCGCTACGACCCGCAGACCGGCGCCTGGGAACTCGTGGTGGACCCCAACTACGGCGGCACCCGTACCTATCCCGACGGCCTGGTGTACCAGGAACGCGTCCGCGAGACCTACCTGATCCGCGCTGACGACCCGCTGTCGGCACGAGCGGAGTCGACCTGGGACGTCGCGCTGAGCAGAGGGGATTGGCGTGTCGAGATCTCCACTCGTAGTGTCGTCACCGCTTCGGCCACGCACTTCGTGACCGACAACGAGGTCATCGCGCGGGAGGGCGGCACCGAGGCGTTCTCCCGCTCCTGGCATGCCGAGATCCCGCGGACGTCGGCATAGCCCGGCCGAGGGCCGAGGCAGGACCGGCAGCCGGGTCAGCGGGCGAGGAAC includes:
- a CDS encoding ABC transporter permease, which encodes MARRLLLALVTIWLASLGVFLAVQALPGDVTTQILGQNATPANVAVLRAELGLDRPPWRRYLDWMSGMLHGDFGTSLVNHASVGAEVGVRLRNTLLLAVITVVLGITVALVLGVVAGLTRDRWPDLVISSLSLIGMSMPEFVIATVLVLLFSIYIPIFPAVVTAGPDAGIGDLLPAIWLPSIALTVVMAAYIIRMLRTSVIDVMASEFVTTARLKGISPARVVLRHALPSALLPTLNVIAMNVAWLVGGVVVVESVFNYPGIGLLTIDAVHNRDLPVIQTIAVLGAATYVLCNLAADLAAMALNPRLRTNRRTA
- a CDS encoding LacI family DNA-binding transcriptional regulator, with amino-acid sequence MSRDTSAAPGPAAGAQATSIWEVARVAGVSHQTVSRVINGKPHVKDSTRALVLRTIEELGFTPNRSAQALAGGRARSVTVLTVDPALYGYAAALRGIEEEARAAGFTVGISVLEPDAATGTQDVMERLGAPGAPAVVIAFETVGARVLNALPADHPVVGLMERPDSGQQQSGWPQVWIDDRGAAAHATRYLLSLGHRTVHHLSIPSSSDQLTQRTHGWQDALRSAGRPVPTLLDAGWTPRSGYLAASTLLADPGVTAILCGNDDVALGVLRAAREAGRDVPGDLSVIGFDDAPQSAYLTPSLTTVRLDFEGLGRSAFGLLHALLDPDSAPAPGLWAEPELVLRESSGPAPR
- a CDS encoding CocE/NonD family hydrolase translates to MRIRHEFPRRVTVRDHVLIPMRDGTLLSARIWLPDDAGAAPVPALVEYLPYRKGDWTSVRDAQRHPWYAGHGYASIRIDMRGCGDSEGLMHDEYLPQEQQDAVDAIAWIAEQPWCTGSVGMFGISWGGFNSLQVAALRPPPLKAVVTVCSTDDRYADDVHYWGGSVLGIDMPAWAATMLAHQARPPDPARVGDVWRKMWLERLENLRPFAETWMAHQERDDYWRQGSVCEDYSAIEAAVYAVGGWADPYRNTVLRLVEGLSCPAKGLIGPWSHQYPDRGLPPGPAIGFLQETLRWWDHWLKGADTGVMDEPPLRTWMQEPVPPRTSYDTRPGRWIAEPSWPSPNVAARPWTLDDGRLRPAGQPTTQAGTILVASPQHTGVDAGRFFPFGNPADLPPDQRAEDGRSVCFDSAPLARRMEILGLPAADLLLDCDRPAGQVVVRLCDVAPDGSSTLVTRGNLNLVHRDGDDAPRAWTPGTPERVRVRMTAIAHAFEPGHRIRLAVSSAYWPWVWPAPEPVVLTLHTGDDAGSTLLLPVREPASPEPVLPDFDEPEQAAPLPFVPGPPSGPERQVRYDPQTGAWELVVDPNYGGTRTYPDGLVYQERVRETYLIRADDPLSARAESTWDVALSRGDWRVEISTRSVVTASATHFVTDNEVIAREGGTEAFSRSWHAEIPRTSA
- a CDS encoding CBM35 domain-containing protein, coding for MTRLTTAMLLLAAASGASAVSVQSASAATSTMTVNLGSSTGSVLHGANGALYGLSDAGVPSDNLLTPLAVTTIAQKAPGGTQHPNGDAAKVSGTFVKDSSNGKILIYMQDYYPDWPYATTTLSSYLSVVDTIAATVVASPQHSSFEYVPVNEPDGIWFGLGVSSTSTYDTNRDTFFTWWDAIYAEIKKDDPTAKIVGPNEANFDTRFLPDFLAHAKSAGTLPDMMSWHELNSGSTANFASHYSTYRAEETAAGVSALPIDITEYGDRRDLSVPGQLVQWISAFENAKVYGDLAYWDIAGNYDELTTGQNTSTGAYWLYDWYARMSGNTVSVTPPSPNTTDTLQGVASYDTGKDQAQVILGGSSGAANVVVNGVSSSVFGSNVAATVEETDWSGYAGAGAAPQVISRAVYSTSSGSITVPLTGMKAMSAYRIVLTPSNVTTATAATAPYSASYEAESAAITGGTVYTQGTVSNANGYATSGTQDVGSLNTSTSAVTFTVTAPTTGSYDLGIYYGNQGGTYAQQALSVDGTASQLVNYPATLNWLWRSRKDVTLALSAGTHTITLAKYNATLGTAIGEVTLDKIDLSAVSSAATVYESALSRTSGTVSYNYTVSDGTGEGRAVLASGASSTADVYAPSDGFYTTTVRYATSGSLTLTANGNTVTGGTLASTSGAMSTATVSLYLQAGLNPVTVTANGAASVENVTVAATGSTSGVTTYQAESSANTLGGTAVVTANTWASGGSYVGYIGNGSANTLTFNGVTAAHAGTYMLAIQYSNDDTSGSGNYNSNIESRTASISVNGGTATTEVFANTFSWDQFNTVDIPVTLAAGSNTITFSNASAYVPNIDSIRIAVH
- a CDS encoding ABC transporter substrate-binding protein, producing the protein MVLSGGVEPGYGDEEKSGGLSRRGLLAAGVGAAAGGLLLTGCSAAGTSAGTALSTAAASGKAQSGGTLRIARPPASSAETLDPASSLSAYEYLGALYSRLVRRGSDGKPAADLATAWEMSDQAMTWTFTLRKGVTFHNGQSFTSADAAYTLAHILDPATKSPQAGVLSTFVSASGISTPDQNTLVVKLKAAHAEFPTLLMHYNCYVIPKDSAATTPTKGIGTGPFKLASFTPAGPGKVVANTDYYGGRPALDTIAFSSIAETQSRINALLSQQVDLISQTNLDSAGVKTVQASSTATVVEVKNAQWYTLPMLCTAAPFTDARVRQAFKLAYDPAQVIKLAVQGHGTIAHDNPVPPDDPYRLDYTVAPDPEKAKALLKAAGHDGLTLPLYTSDYDSVLTPLALAMKDTVAHAGITLDIQNSPSDSYYTKIWMQKPLMTSYWYVGRPIDQLLSEIFHSGSGYNESKWSNPTFDGLVASARKETDDAKRKQLYQDAQKLMVDQDGTIMPFFASRMVGISKKVVNYHESGFEFDYLRIGLSA
- a CDS encoding ABC transporter ATP-binding protein; translation: MTDAQPTAGPLLEVRDLSVAYRSRGGLKEIVSTVSLSLDAAGTLGLVGESGCGKSTLAAALLGHLRAGARVTSGEVLVEGQSLFTAPPSRLRALRGGTVALVPQNAGQALTPTMRVGHQLREVLRTHRGVTGEAADAAAAALFAQVRLPQPQQLLRRYPHELSGGQQQRVAIAMALAGNPRLLVLDEPTTGLDVVTQAGVLDLLAGLRRELGVAMVLVSHDLGVVSATCDRVAVMYAGRLVESGDTEQTYRRPAHPYTRGLIASVPSLAEPGLPAAMPGTPPQPGTDLPGCSFVARCTLAEARCSTGGAPALQLQPHADTPHQVTEHHSACLRADEVRQLPPEERDMHQRADRVGEEAPVLLSLRGVEIDYRHRRARAQGAPTVAGIDLDIRRGETLALVGESGSGKSTLAWTIAGLRTPSAGSLVLQGEPGAAGAGTSHDLSRPAGSRPPGLRRRLQLVFQNADSSLNPRRLVSDALRRPLRLFAPDRAAALNGRVDALLDDVGLDRELGGRLPGQLSGGQRQRVGIARALAAGPDLVLADEVVSALDVSVQASVLRLLDRLRTERGITYLFISHDLAVVRSIADRVAVLYLGRLCEVGDVEAVFSGPTHPYTRMLLDAVLEPGARPDPGERRPVDEPESAPPAAGCPFQRRCPHRIPGTCETVTPPWRDSGDGHRIRCHLDLDDLPTVPVPVPAVKPLVEPLVEPLKEPNP
- a CDS encoding ABC transporter permease, which gives rise to MTETVAEAGTTPAATPATTPGAGHEGRLRQTWRSLRGSPSAMTGIVLVALHLAVALAAPLLAPASPVADNALDALQAPSAAHLAGTDQYGRDILSRTLYGGRLALSVSLSATVLAVGLGAAVGCLVAYRRGWLDDVVMRVVDAVLSVPPVLALLVIVTVLGTDPVVIVLAVTVVYGPGVVRVVRAAALDVVPRDYVTAARARGEGTVSILLRDIGPNVLDVVLVEFAMRASWVVLLISSLSFLGFGANPPTPDWGLMVAENRSMLTVAPWTSITPIIALSTLVIGLNMAADGLAKALGVDRALGGAA